CTATTATACTATCTTTTAATCTATCTAACTGACCTTTTACAGACGCATCAAACTGGACACTTTTAATTTTCGCAACAAGCCCCGCAATAATCGATTTATCAACTTTCAAATCCAAAAATACCTTTTTCCCAGAAACTTTCTCCAAGGAAGCCTTAATTTCATTTTTAATGTCGTCATTTACCTCAAAAGCCGTGGTCACTTCCGCTACCACTTCACCTTTGTCTTCCATATCAAGAAAGTTCATATATTCATATATTTCAGGAAGCAGGGAAATTCTCCCCTTATTAATGAGCAATACAAGAAAATTATACAAATCGGATGTTATCTTCCCATCATTTTTAAGCTTTCCAAAAAAGGAAACCTTCTCATCC
This DNA window, taken from Deferrivibrio essentukiensis, encodes the following:
- the atpH gene encoding ATP synthase F1 subunit delta, with product MRVDIVSKRYAQAFYETLKEGGKFDSVFSQLKEMVAVLQESQDFLNFIKSPLIKRDEKVSFFGKLKNDGKITSDLYNFLVLLINKGRISLLPEIYEYMNFLDMEDKGEVVAEVTTAFEVNDDIKNEIKASLEKVSGKKVFLDLKVDKSIIAGLVAKIKSVQFDASVKGQLDRLKDSIIG